AGACGAGCACCCTGCATCACCTGTGCTGACACGATCATGGATGCCATTACCAGGAGCCATGCAAGAGCAATAACcaatttttcctttctcacCATCTTCTGAACGACCAAATAGTGTATGACATCCCTCCCACTCCTACGTCTTATTTATACCAGTGTTTCCCAATCTTGGCATGTGATGCTTATCCAAAACATAAAAAGGGGGCATATTGTCCTTTGTCCATTCAAGAAGCGTTGGCTTCTGTCCAGTTAAACGCAAATGCGTCTACCATTGTTGACTTAGTTAGGTGGCTTAACCTTTGTTCTCATCCTCATCTTTCTTGATGTCCTTGCAgcatcattttaaaataaaaatatgaaaagtgaTTCAGAAGAAGATATGATACTCAAGTAAAAATTCTACTGGTCACTGGTTggtcatttcatttttctgcATAAGCCAAACATGTCGGTCTTGCTTGCACCAGTTGGGCTATATGAGTTAAATACATCACTAGACTACAatatttcttgtttctttctttggaaCCTTATTGGCAGTGCAAGCATCCAGATTCTAGTAtctttttcgttaatttatctACCATTTAGGTACAAGTAAAAACTTGATAACCGAGTCTTTGAGAATCCATTGTAAAGTAGGCGGTCAATTGGTTTGGAACTATTTTGTACGGTCAATATCATTTGAAAATTGATCTCTCAATATGAAACACCATCTGGCAATCCCAATTGCATTCTTTTCCCATTCCAAGTATCTCCAAGGTAATGCCAATTGTCTTCCTTTGGTATGACAATTGGCATCCGGCTGGGTGTCTTATTGATGTTTATGGATATAGAACGGTGTATGATGCAGGTTCTGCTCTATATAGGGCCTAAACTGTCCTCTATAATTAGAGGAAGGGATTAGTACTGGCCTAGTGCCAGATCAGAAGCTCTGGTGGTGATCCAGAGCTGTTTACCTAAGATTGAATTGGGGATGATTGATCAAGTGGTATGGGACTCAAAAGGAGGCACCTTCACTAGTTCTGAGACACGGGAAAGGCTTAGGAATAAACACTCGACTGTTGCTTGGCATAGGCTTGTCTGGTTTCCTGCTGTCATCCCTAAACACTCCTTTGCGCTTTGACTTGCTTTCCATGGGGCTTTGGTTACTAGAGATAAGATGTGTGGTTGGGGCTACATGGGTGTTAGCTTGTGTCTCTTTTGTCGTGCTTGTCAAGAAACCCAAGCCCATGTCTTTTTTTCTGCAGCTTCGGTGGACGGATTTGGAAAACTATTATGCAGGATTGCTCAGTACATACCCCTCCTACTGATTGTGATGAGATTGTATTGTGGAGTGTTGCAGAGATGCGTGGTAAAAGCTTGAACGCTAGTATCCAGAAACTTTCTCTTGGTGCTACTGTTTATCATTTGTGGTTGCAGAGAAACTCTTTGCTAAATGGTAAAACTTCCTGAACTGAAGAGAGGATGGTATCTAGAATCAGatgggaagtaaaaagtagggTCTTGGCTAAGTTCCCTCCAGGATTTCCCTTGTAATGTCTGAGTTATTATAGTTCAGTTGAGCTattgtattttttgtgttttggttgtaGCTGGTTATGCAGCTTGGTTGTAGTTCTAGTTTGGAACACTTGTATCCAGTTTGACTGAAGAGTTTTTCTGCTGTATTTGGTTTCTAAAacttttaattcatccaaaaaaaaaaaaattaaatccatcatttcttattaatttAGTCTGGTATCAAAACAGAAATTTTGAGTTCAAACCTTGTGTCCATAATTTCACCTTCGTGAATGGTGCAATATGCTGCTGTAAAAGTGGCAGAGACCACTTTTATCTTTCACTTTCACATATGGGGACAAAATCATTGGAGAAGTCTCTTTGCTGGTTTTTTCTGTTAGTACTTGATTCACGGGTTGCAACTCTATAGGGAGGTTAAAGCGAACCAAACACCAATGGTTCCATGTTTAGATATCGAAATGTCTTCGAGCAAAACTCAATCCAAAAAATGgatgttaaagtattttcaaaattaatatgtatatatatatttattttgtgtcttgggaatattttaaaaggaatgtgttaaagagcattaaatgaagGCAATCTCacatgggaaaaagagaaactgtagttggcatttataaggcACAACACattttaagcatttaaagtaatgcttgggtgTATACTCTTAAGTGTATACTCtagtccggacgcacacgctcGCATGCGCTTGTGTAGGAGTGGGCTGTAAGTGCGCTTGATTTCAATATTATACAGAAATAACTGTTGTACAGTGATTAATAAAAGAgataacaaattttcttttattttttagtgctttttctgataccttctgtattttaaatttaaaagtctctgtctgtctctcaaTATAATAgaacaatttgaaaatgttcGGGTTTAATTTTCGTTTGTGCAAAACACAATTAAATAAACAGAGGATTCTGGGTTCCATTGTatcctggagaaatatttgctgtAACCTTTTGCATACCTTTCTAGTGAGGGTAAGTAACTTCTTAAGGAAAGTGACGTTGTAACGCGCCTTATgagcatttcgtttttctaCTTTCGTTTATCTTTTCTAACAATGGAATTTCTGATACTTTCTATGGTAGACAGTAGGCTGGAATATGAATCTGGTTATTCCACTTAGCCTCAGCAACCATAAAGGTGTACAGCACTACAGGATACGAAAAGTTCAAGGAACTATTATGAGCTTAATGCTGACACTCAAGTGACGTTGTTTCTGTTAAAATAATAGAAGAATTCCGAGTACAATACTATATTTTCGTGTATCTTAAACTATATATTAGACggtttatttatagttgaataagtcaacctatacaaataaacctaaatcgacttataTAAGGAAACATAAATCAACTAGAAATTATAAAACAGGGAATTAATGTTCAGTCCCATATATGGCTGCTTAACAACAGCATCACTCATACAGCTTAATCCTTGTGGTTATGTGGGCACGACAAATTGGGCAGAAGGTTAAATCTCTTCCACAATCACAGCATGTCtgcaaaatatatagaaataagTTAGAGATGATCAGAAAACATGTTGATGTCAGTCCGGTTTTGATTTTAGATTACCTGATGTCCACATCCCAATGCAAGATCTTTTTGATTCCACAAACACACAGGACAACTCTgcatagaaaaaagaaaaaagaaaagaaaagaagggacCATGACGAAATCTGAACTAACATCTGGAGTTTATATCCAAATCTTATGCTCGTGATTCAACATGTCACCTGCAGCTGACATGTGAAACATGAAATTTATcttatgaaaaatgctacatgtacttagaCTTTTTTACAAAGAGAGTCGTACTaactgatgtggagcttattcatcgaagatgatcaaaacaattaataaaatgaaatactaCGAGtactaatgaataagctctacATCGTCTTAGTAAGGCtttctttgtaaaagtttaagaacatgtagcatttctcttatccTATTAGTTATGTTCACTATTTCACGAAGAAACAGGTGTGTGTCAGCGTGTACAAAAAACAGAAACCAACCCTATTCTGTGAAGAATGTTCTGTATATGGAGAAGAAGCATAATGAAATCCACTTCCTTGTTCATTGCTGCTTGACCATGTATATCTGTTACTGTGTTCATTGCTGCTTGGTCGCATATGCTTTGGATAAGAACTCGCTGAAGTGTTCCCAACTGGAGGAGGGAGGGGAAGCTTCCCAGAAGTGCCTCTTTGATAGCTGAAAGATAGTAAGAAGGTAAACATTCTCAATACTTAATCATTCCCTAACTAATATGTCATCTGTGAAAGTGCATGCTAGTGACAATACCCCAGAAGTTGGAGCTCCGTTGTAGCTTTATACTGTGATGGTATCTCCATTAGTGCAGCCAGAGCAAACTCTGCCTCCTTCTGGGATGCAGGGATGTGCTTCGACATGATTTCAGTGAAATTTACAAActgcatattaaaaaaaaaaatatatacagaGTGAAAAACTTGTTAGACATGGACAAAAATCGGTTGCATGAGTTACCCAATTTAGTTCCTTAACCTGGAAATTATCAAAAGCTCTAAATGGAATGTTGTCATCGAACTGGTGCATCATGTCCCATGGTCCATCACCAACTCCGACCAAAACTATTGACAAAGGATATTCACTACAAAAAGGATAAGAAGCCATTCAGATTTTGTAGGTGACATACCACTCACTCCATATGAAAGGTGCTCAAGTAATATTTCAACCTTGCTTTTACAATAGCATTGAGGGTACTTTGCTCTTGAGGACTTCTGGCCATAACCTTGCATATCATGTTATAATCGAGAACATCAGGTTaagggaggaaaaaaaagaaaagaaacagacTGTGAATTCCGGCTACGAGTTCGATTAAAAGAAATCTCTACTGGATCTGCCACGATATTTCGAATTAGGCAGAGGAAAGAAACTTATAGTGCAGCATTCATGTGACTAACCTGCCCATCAGCAATGATCATAAGAACATGATACTGACCAACGCTATTGTCAACAATTTCAATAGCAGTCTCAATGATTGGAGCAAAAGATGTTGGACCTGTCATATCAGAATACCACACTTTTAACTACAGAAATTGCTGCACGGAAAAGTGAACAAAATCCAAGTTCGGAGAATAATTTAACCAACCAGATAAATGTACATGTGGAACTATTTCTCTGTAACGAGAAAGTACTTCCTCAAAGCCATTACATTGCCGACTATCAAAAAAGCTAAAAACTTCCTGATCATGTGTAGTTGCTGCACAAGCACGACAAAGATTACACTATTATGCTTCGAGCTCTGTTAAACTGACACATTGACGGAAGAGATTTAGTACATATATGTGATGTATGTTCCCACAGACAAAAAAGTTGCACTGATACTGACCATcaccaaagccataacaaggaATAAGGTTGTCCTCATCAAAAGCTGAAAGTGTCCTTCCAATGATTGATATTGCCTGTTCATATGGATTTGGGGAATCTCCAAGATGATGCAGGCTTCTACGGTGGAAGGATCGTGCACCTGTCCACTCATTGCTTTTTGTGAAATCAATACCTACAATAAGATTGGAAGACTCGAGACCAGCTTGGTGAAGAGCTTGCGTCACCTATAATGTACACTCACATATTAGGATCCAAGCTTACTGACTGACTTTAAGCAACAGCAAGAGTAAGC
This DNA window, taken from Alnus glutinosa chromosome 5, dhAlnGlut1.1, whole genome shotgun sequence, encodes the following:
- the LOC133867691 gene encoding E3 ubiquitin-protein ligase RGLG2-like, giving the protein MGGKPSRDQSQRYRYNHNGSSASPSNLGSSSYSYSRNYADYDRRSKLQSRYQIIGDNYHSLEQVTQALHQAGLESSNLIVGIDFTKSNEWTGARSFHRRSLHHLGDSPNPYEQAISIIGRTLSAFDEDNLIPCYGFGDATTHDQEVFSFFDSRQCNGFEEVLSRYREIVPHVHLSGPTSFAPIIETAIEIVDNSVGQYHVLMIIADGQVMARSPQEQSTLNAIVKASEYPLSIVLVGVGDGPWDMMHQFDDNIPFRAFDNFQFVNFTEIMSKHIPASQKEAEFALAALMEIPSQYKATTELQLLGYQRGTSGKLPLPPPVGNTSASSYPKHMRPSSNEHSNRYTWSSSNEQGSGFHYASSPYTEHSSQNRSCPVCLWNQKDLALGCGHQTCCDCGRDLTFCPICRAHITTRIKLYE